The Juglans regia cultivar Chandler chromosome 6, Walnut 2.0, whole genome shotgun sequence genome contains the following window.
CACAAAAGTCAACATGGTAAAGAAATTTGATTCGAACAATTTAGAAGATTCTACACTTGTAATGCAGTGATTGAATTCGTTGGAGGTTGCAATTCATGTAGTTGTTCTCCAATATAATTTGTTGGACTCAATATGGACTGTCCATCATCCCCCCATCTTCTTCGCGAGATTTGGATAATAACCACGACGAAGCGCGCATAAATATTGCAACTCAATTAAACTTCTACACTCTTTGACAATCAATTCCTTCAGAATTGAGGTGCTTGAAAAATCCGGAATTTCTTTTAAGAATTTCCAATGAGTGAAACCCATAATCCTCAAATTctgtaaaaggaaaaagaaacgaACCACAGCCCCCAAGAAGGGCAAAGCTAAAACAGAAACAAGAAAATGGCAGAATAgctatatttgtataaattccATCCTGCTGTAAACTTAAGTTCCCTTCACTGAGGGATATGCAGCCCCACCTTTCTATTTCCTGGCCCCCATTCACAAGCCTGATAGAATTCTAAGCACACAGATGAGtgctgaattttctttttttacagtACTAGATTGCATCTAATAGAAACTTATTGTAACACCAGTAGATAACTTCCCTCTCAGATCTAAAAGCAAGGGCTTCTTTTGACATCAACCATAGCTACTGCTACAGCATCATATTTAGTTTTTTGGGCCAATGTCCTTTAGGGCAGAGATCTGCTTCTCCCCCATTGCAGACATAATGCTCAGCACGAGGTCCTCTCCTTCACCAAACCCATCTTTTATCCATTCACAggaaataaaagacaaatattAGTCTATACAGACACAAGAATAGAGAATCTATCCAAGGTCTGGACTCCTAAGCTTTTGATGAACAATCAATTTGCAAGGTTAACGAAAACCTTCTCAATGAGATAGATACCTGGCCGAGCAGATTGTCATCAGTGGGTAGCCTCAGATCATCCTTGGTGTCTCCATTATCCATTAAAAGACTCACCTACACGACAACAAGTGTTAATCTGTTTGACATCACTAAAATCGCTATTCCCAATTGATTGTTTGTTATCACATGACAGCATTGCCAAAAATTGGTGTAAAGTAAAGataactaaataaaacttaCAAACCGTCTTCAGAGATATCAATCAACTGATAATCAGTGCGAGAAACATGAGGAacctagaaaaagaaagaattaatgaaaatgataaacaaGCAATGCACACCCGGAACAAAAGCACACTCACAtggtgaaaaaaattagaaatagctTACATCACAGTTGTGGGATGAAGGAACGATATCCTCAAGCTTCTTCCCATTAAATATGTCAATTCCCACAAAGTGGCAGTTTGCGTGTCTTTGAAGTGGAAACTTATACAACCTGGTTTCAAAAGCCCCACCATAGCAAGTAAAGTTTCATGTTATACTGGAAGCACAATGAGGTAATATCTACCAAATTTCTCtccatttgaaataaaatagatgtttgtacaatattaatttttcatgtttttacttgcgaaaatcattttactaaCTAATTCATGtcataggaaaaaaaatgaaatcacaagCTAATATAAGTATATAGCACAACCAGGGAAAAAGTTATCATTCATACCacaaggaggaaaaaaagaagtgttTGCATTTTGTTCAAGATCATCTGCAAGATATCGAAGTTGAATCTTCATTAGAATACACAACGAAAAAACCATCAGCATTAACTGCTCCAAGGAAACAACCGTAAGCTAGCTAATAATGATTAAGAGAATAGCAGCAGCAAGGCGAAGAACAATTCTAAGTACCATTAAGGAAACGATCAAATAGCAATACTTGGAAGTCCGTCTAAGAACGAATTCCAAGATTCAATTAGGGAGTtctgaaacaaacaaaaccagaGGCGAGATTGGTTCAGGCTTATTGAACAGAGGTGAGATGATTACGTGGAATCGTTTTAAATGGAGGATAAGTACACATATTGAGTATGACAGTGGGGGCAGTTGGTTCAGGCAGGTCCTACCTTTGCAATGAGTGTCTTTCAGGCTGTCTAAGAGATTgtgcaaagaaaaagaacatcCCTCCTGGTACAGCCTGTGGAGAATATATGTTTCTGGTAGATCCGGCGGAGAATCCGTTAATATGCATTGTTCATAGTGAACccgattttttttcaaaatgaatgtacaAAACTTGAACACTCTAAAACTGTATCAAACAAATGAAAGGAGTTCACAAATACAGTAAAGATATAGAAAGCAAAGAAGTCATTTTTGTTCAGAAACAAACTGCatcaaaaatgaagaaaaaaaaacagattaaaTTCCAAATTCTAACCTCAAATTCAGCTCCGTCAGTCGTCTGAGAAGTAGAAATCACCTGCAAAGCTTTGACTGATCGATCGAAAAACTCATCATTCCATTAACAAGTCTACTAAAACAGAAGAGAGGCCAAAACAAGCATAACTGTACGCTGATCGTTCTTGGAGAACTGATGCGAAGAAAGAGGCAATAGGAATTCCAAACGAGACTCGAGAAACCACCCATTGAAACTATGAATTCtgcaattattattttctactaGTGTAACAGAACCATATTATAGTACCAGCTAGTAATCAAAAGATGCATCTAAAATATCTAGAAATTCTGCCGGCATACTCTGTCCTGTTCCCGAATAGCCTCCACAAATGAACTCACAGATGATGAAGCTTCTGACCTGTTGCTTGTTTGAGCTCCACTTGTGGATCCAAAATCAAATGTCTCAAAACCACCCTCATGTCCAACTCAATTTAGGCCATTATAATTCCCAGTATCATAGTTTAACTGGGGTATTTGCTCGAGAGTTGACGGGTAATTGGTTGGCGATGAGACTCCCTTGACGTAGAGATCTTGTTGTTCCTGAAAGCCCGGACAGGGAACAAGTTCGTTGAGGAAGTCACTCCAATCGAAGGAAGAAGATGGTGTGATTTGTGCGTGAGATGGCTGGCAAGAATACGATTGTGGCGAGCCTAACTATGTTGTATTTGAATTGCCCAAGTCTTGAGAGAGTCTCTTGTGTTGTGGGTACCCATTGAATTCCAACTTGCTGTCTTCATCATCTCGACGTCTCTTAGAAAGCTGGATACCATTCGATGAATCTACTGAGCACTCCCCAACTGTTAaattctcattctcttcatGCTTATAGACTATGTGAACTCCGCAACTTTTAAACATCACTTTATaagaatcacaacaaaatcTAAACCTCAGATTGTCTTCTGTTGGGTACCGCAGCAATTGCTCGATGCAATCTGGAAACGAGTAATTTAGATATACATGATCCGAGCCTCCATATAAGTAAAACCTCGCTTCTACAAGCATGTTACCATTTATAGAAACACAAATACCGGAGAAGGGCCCCAAGGGGTAATCCGGGTCGGATCCAAGAAcagcacaaaaaacaatacctaTGATCTCTTCCAAATACAAGGGACCACTAATatccaattcacaagaatcatcACCATTTGAAATCTCCTTAGTATGGCTAAACCAATCTGGAATCTTATTCCCTGGAAATATAATACCACATGAATGGTCTTGAATATGTTCCTGTTAAACATGTACCACCTATTTTCATGAACACAAAGCAATTTGTAAACACAAacacctacaaaaaaaaaaaatgcagagagAAATACAGACATACCTCAACAAATGAAGGATTTGGCACTTGACTCCCTATATTTGCTACCAATTTATGGCAATCGGACAAGTCAATCCATCTTAGCTCTCGCAAGCCACAGGATGTATAGaattgaaattttgttgataCTTCTGGGAATCGTTCCAAGGAGAAACACTCTCTGACATATAGCTCttgtatatttggtggaagatgtagaatttcttgaagtttctcACAATGGCACAATCTGAGAATCCTCAATTCAACATATATTTTCATTGTTGGGGGAAGGCTGACAACAGCACTCCAAGATAGATCAAACTCTTGCAAAGTGGTTGTGCTATAAATAGAGAAGTCGTCAAGATACCAATAAAGCGACGACAAGAGTTGTCGTTGTAATTCAGCACTTGATTCTGGTTCAGACCTCTTAATCGTTCTGGATAATGTTATTTGTGAATCGTTAAGACATGTGGAGTACCCAATGGATAGACctatttcttcttttgcaagatttgtaaaattttctaGAGAAAGACACTTTAGATGTTGCGAGTGAGAAACGCTGATTGGGAGACGCATCAGGTCCTTGCAGCATCCATGAATACAGTCACTGAGACAACTTAGCACCTTTAGATTTTGCAACTGATGAATGCTACTAGGAAGACGCataagttttgtgcattgccccaaaagtaactctttaagcgCAGGAGTGAGGTATCCAATGGATGAAGGCAATTCTTTTATTGGAGTGCCCcataatgagatgaaacataAATATTCCATTATACACTCAATTTTTGGAAAGGTTTGAAGTTTTGAGCAATTAAAAAGTGTAAGGACTTCTAGAGATCTCAACTTGAGACGCCTTGGAAAACTCTTCATGTTGGAGCATTGATAAAGACGCAAACGAGCAAGCTTATCTAGGAATCCAACAGAATCATGAACTTCGActaaattttcacaatccatAATATCCAATTCCTTTAAACTTGAGCAACTCgaaagatttgagattttggttaGGAACTTACactcaaaaaatctcattctcgtCAAGTTCTgttgaaaaataacaaatatgtatattaacCCTGAGGAAGTTTACATCACAAGTTTAAAGAAGGAAATATTGAAAGTAATAACTGTACCTTAAATTGCCCGCTAATCTCCTGGATGCGGCCTCTATATAGTTTGAAATCAAATAGCTTCTCTCCACGGAAATTAGATGGCAAAGATTGTAAAGGACAATTTGACCAATCAAGCACTCTTAATTCATTAGAAAGATAATCAAGTGATCTTCCAGAAAAGTATGCACCATGGCTTTTAAAAAATCTGAGTCTTTTCATCTTTGCAAATGATTTGGGACTCAAGCGTATCATGTCATGATCATTGCTCTCAGGCAGAATCACTTCTATCCCCTCCACATTGTTTGTTCCCTAATAAGACAATTCATAAATTTGCCAGTAATGTCAGATCgttaaaatctttatttataagcacttgttaaaattataatatcaaaactataatatccATTATTATCCAAAAGTATTTAATCACCttcaaaatttctcttttttcaaatttacttGACATTATTAACTATTCACTCATATAAGATAAGGCAATATactcatgattaaaaaaactcattcttGTATTTGAAAAgggatgattatatatatttaaagacgTTGGTTGAAGGACAATGATTCCCCTAATTAGTTAAATACATTACTTTAGGctggaaatataaagaaagaccACATTATTTATCgatacatatatgatattttatttaatatgcaCTTCTTTACCAtaatttgttatgaaaagaaatcaacACTTTTCATGTAAGTTTTACCAATAAAAAGTGTTCAATTGAAAGAGCTTTTAATCTAAGAACTTACAGTATTTTCCTCTAGTACATGGCGAATATCTTCATGAAACCATAATCTACTACGTGCGCCTGGTTCTTTAGGTGATTCCTTTCGGACAATTTCTCTTCCCATGTCTTGTAGCAAGTCATGCATCCACAATGTATTGTAAGTAGTAATTGTAATGAGACATTTATCTATAAGCCTTTTGATACCATTCTCCGGAGAGAAACCACAGCTATCTAATATTTCAACGACATGATCCAGGTATTGTCCATtgaaaaaaaaggcaatatcGAGGAAAATCTCCTTCTCATTATCATCCAATCCATCGTAACTTATACAAAGtactttttgaatatttttgctAGGAATTCGTTTATACTTATCCAATGTACTTctccaataatttatattctgaCCCCTTAAATCTGAGCCTAGCACTGTTAAAACTAGTGGAAGGCCCTCAGCATATTGCATTACTTGCTTAGGGAGTTCCACGTAATCTTCAATTGGTTTGTCTTCCTCAAAAGCATGCCAACTAAAGAGCTCAAGAGCTTCATTATGGTCCAATCTCTTTActtcatattttgaatcaactttagatatatttaataaatgttgatctcttgttgttatgatgattCTACTTCCTGAACCAAACCAATCACGAGCTCCAGCCAATGTTTCTAGTTGAACCAAgtcatccacatcatcaagaattagGAGAACTCTTTTAAAGCAAAGTCTATGCCTAATTACATTGATGCCTTTTTCAGTATCATGACATTCCAAACTTATTCCCAAAGTCTCATAAAGAAGTGTCTTTTGTAGCTGGATCAGACCTCCTACTTTTGAAGTTTCTctaatgtttttcaagaaacaacttCCTTCAAATTGGTAAGAAATCCTGTTATAGACCTCTTTTGAAATAGTTGTCTTACCAATTCCACCGGTTCCAAATATCCCTATCGTGCATATAATATCATTCCTTcccatatttaaatgttgaaaaaTGTCTCGTACGCGGGACTCTATTCCAACTGGATGCTTAGCAACCTTAAGAAATGTACGATTTACCATTATTGAATCCACCCATTTAATGATATCTTGAATAAACTCTGATTCATTCctatcaatatataaaacaaaagaaatttaaagaGTTAAGACTTGTCACATAAATACACACATAAAGATGATTTAGTAacaatatcattttttctttctctccattACAAAATGACAGTAGTAGATTACCATGTCAAAGATAACCTTTCTTATTCCTCGTGCTCTTCTCCGACTTACATTATTCATTCTTCATATgaattattaaacattttaactaCTTTTTTGTTCCGTTCTCGAATTTAACCCTCCCTTAATTTTGATAAGATTTCAATTCGTATTATTTcacttcttttattatgtttctcGTATAAACATCATGCGAAATTATTGTGGTAGTATGATATTAAATCCCtcagtaagaaaatatttctattttaagtaTGATATGCATAAAACTCAATGccgaaaaaactaataaatatcaaatagttTGGATGGCACCATATGATCTTCACAGATTTGCAAACTCCCAGATCTGGGATTTGTCGAAATTTTCCCCATAAACTTCTCTTTAAcatcatatataaacatatatatatatatatatataagcacagCTCATAAGAAGTACCTGTCCCCTAATTCGAGTCCGGACAAATTGGCTACTTTTTCCAAAGCTGCCTCCCACTTTGTGACCTTTACTTCATCCTTCAACTTATATCTAAGTTTGGCGAATGCTTCTCCAAAACTCCCTTTTTGATGTCGTACCTCTGACGGATCTACATCGTAGAACAagggaaaaataatttgttttaccATTTCCTTACACTCGAGGATCTTCAATAGCTCATCTAAACACCATCGAGACTCTGCATAGTTCTTAGAGAGTACAATGATAGAAATCATTGATCCTTCAATTGCTTTGGAAAGTTCTGACGAAATTTCCTCTCCTCTTTCGAGATTGTTGTCTATATAAGTGTTGATTCCCCTTTGATGCAAAGCATGgtatagatgagaaataaagtTTTGGCGAACATCCTCACCTCTAAAACTCAAGAATACATCGTGAGTCCATCTacgaatggaagaagaagagaatgagagagaggaagaagctcCTAACTGaaaggccatggaagaagaagtgCTCATCCTCTGATCTGTATGCGAGATTAATTAGTATTCACCAAGAGGTCCAATTATAGAGTActtattgcaaataaataataatagagaagtGGGTCAAACTTCTCGTCAACTACTCATCTTAGGATATACCAATGCTCTCAGCCTCTCATCTTAGGATATACCAAAAGTCTAAAGTCTATTGAATATCAACGGTTTTGAACTTAAGTCAACTTGCACCTATTTATACGGTTTTGACCAAAATGGCTTCAACGTAAAGCAAACGTCCAGGATACGTACCCACTTATAATTTGTctcattaatttgataaaagttGGTAAGATAAG
Protein-coding sequences here:
- the LOC109003904 gene encoding disease resistance protein RPP2B-like, yielding MRLPISVSHSQHLKCLSLENFTNLAKEEIGLSIGYSTCLNDSQITLSRTIKRSEPESSAELQRQLLSSLYWYLDDFSIYSTTTLQEFDLSWSAVVSLPPTMKIYVELRILRLCHCEKLQEILHLPPNIQELYVRECFSLERFPEVSTKFQFYTSCGLRELRWIDLSDCHKLVANIGSQVPNPSFVEEHIQDHSCGIIFPGNKIPDWFSHTKEISNGDDSCELDISGPLYLEEIIGIVFCAVLGSDPDYPLGPFSGICVSINGNMLVEARFYLYGGSDHVYLNYSFPDCIEQLLRYPTEDNLRFRFCCDSYKVMFKSCGVHIVYKHEENENLTVGECSVDSSNGIQLSKRRRDDEDSKLEFNGYPQHKRLSQDLGNSNTT
- the LOC109011448 gene encoding disease resistance protein RUN1-like, producing the protein MSTSSSMAFQLGASSSLSFSSSSIRRWTHDVFLSFRGEDVRQNFISHLYHALHQRGINTYIDNNLERGEEISSELSKAIEGSMISIIVLSKNYAESRWCLDELLKILECKEMVKQIIFPLFYDVDPSEVRHQKGSFGEAFAKLRYKLKDEVKVTKWEAALEKVANLSGLELGDRNESEFIQDIIKWVDSIMVNRTFLKVAKHPVGIESRVRDIFQHLNMGRNDIICTIGIFGTGGIGKTTISKEVYNRISYQFEGSCFLKNIRETSKVGGLIQLQKTLLYETLGISLECHDTEKGINVIRHRLCFKRVLLILDDVDDLVQLETLAGARDWFGSGSRIIITTRDQHLLNISKVDSKYEVKRLDHNEALELFSWHAFEEDKPIEDYVELPKQVMQYAEGLPLVLTVLGSDLRGQNINYWRSTLDKYKRIPSKNIQKVLCISYDGLDDNEKEIFLDIAFFFNGQYLDHVVEILDSCGFSPENGIKRLIDKCLITITTYNTLWMHDLLQDMGREIVRKESPKEPGARSRLWFHEDIRHVLEENTGTNNVEGIEVILPESNDHDMIRLSPKSFAKMKRLRFFKSHGAYFSGRSLDYLSNELRVLDWSNCPLQSLPSNFRGEKLFDFKLYRGRIQEISGQFKNLTRMRFFEYKLARLRLYQCSNMKSFPRRLKLRSLEVLTLFNCSKLQTFPKIELTVFMDAART